DNA sequence from the Sulfurimonas sp. HSL3-7 genome:
ACCACGGCGCTGTCGGGATCATCACGCAACCCGTCTATGATATAGAGAATGCCAAAATGTTGGTGGAGTTGATGGAGAGTGCAAACCGCGAAAGTGAACAGCAGAGCAGTGCCACGCTGATATTGGGCATATTTCCGATCACAAAACTGCGTACCGCACAATTTCTCGATGCCCATGTACCCGGTATCCATGTCCCGGCATACTGGCTTGAAGCCCTTGAAAATGCGGCCGATATTTCAACGGACGAAGAGTACAGGGTCGGCTTTGATCTCAGCAAAAAACTCTTTGACGATATCAAGGCCATCCACCCGAAAATACACCTGATGACCGCCAACCACTTTCAGATCGCAAAAGAGATCCTCGCTTAATATAAGATTTGTAAACTTCTTGTTATAGTTTATTAAATACTTCCAAGGTACGCAATGTCTCTATATCTGTTTTTAACCTCCCTTTTTATCTCTTTTGTATTTACCGCCTGTACCCCCGCTCCAGATGTACCGCTCTCTGCCGAACTGAGTCAATACGCAGAAGCCCAGGAAAGATGTGAAGGGCTGCGCACGGAGATCGCTGTTGCCGATGCCCTCGAAAACGAGTGCCATCTTTTTCTGAACCGTCTGGAGAAAGCCAATGCGCTCGACTACAAGATAGCGCACTTCAACGATGACAATCCAGACCCCAACGCCAAACCCAAACCGGAGTACATCCTTTTACAGACCGAGAGCCACCGCCAGCATCTGAAAAGCAGCCTTGCGTACCAAAAGCTTATAGACACGCTTAACCGTGTCTCTGCAACGGCAATTGCCAATGATGAACTTTCCGACGTTGAACTGACGTTGACCTTTAGCGAGACTGAGTTTACGAAACAGCACTATCACTATTATAAGCGATATGCTCCCCAGTTTGATACCGATCCACGATACCTTGCCTTCGAGAAGCAGTATGCCAAAGAGCTGTTAGAGGAGGGGCTGCTGTTTTTAAGTCAGGGCGAGAAGCACCGCGCGCTTAAAAACTTCAAAGAAGCGGCTGTCCTGCACAGCGCTCAGGCCGAATACCTTGCCGGAATCATTTACGAGGCCAAACATGTCGACAAAGCCATTGAGTGGCACACAAAAGCGCAAGCACACGGCATCAAAGAGGCCCGCCTCCACCTCGCCCGTCTCTACAAACGAAAGATGGAGCCCAAAGAGTCGCTTAAATGGTATCTGGCGGCTGCGGAAGACGGTGATGCCTATGCGCAGTTCCTGCTTTATCAGCAGTACATAACGTCAACCTCGCAGAAGACGGAAGAGATCGCCGACAAATGGCTGCAACATTCTGCAGAGAACGGTTTCCCGCCGGCAGAGTACGCCTATGCGGAGCGTCTCGAGCAGAACAATAAGCCAGAAGAAGCCAAAACATGGCTGCTCAGAGCAAAAGACCACGGCATAACCGCTGCGAACGGACCGCTCGGCGGGCTCTACTTCGAGGATAAAGAGTACGAAAAAGCCTACCCTCTTCTGGATGCCGCCAAGAGTGCCACAGCAAAATACCGGCTCGGTGTGATGTTTGAACGCGGGCTCGGTGTTGAACCTGACTATTACAGTGCCTACCAATGCTACAAAGAGGCAGCTCGGCTGGGCTATGGCGATACAGGAAAAGAGATGGCCCGTGTCGACAAACTGAAAACGCAGCGTGAGCAGGCGTATTACGAGGCGGCCAAACGCAAAAAACGGCTTTACAAAAAAGAGCTTGCCGAACGCTGCGGTGAAAGAGCGATCAAGCGCATCGCCAGAACAAAAGATACCAAGGTCTATCTTAACGGCCTGGTCTCACTGCCTCTGGAGGACGTTAACGGCTTTTTACTCCATACAGACGACGGCAGGCAGTTCTATGTGATCGATACCGACCGCCAAGCCGGTCTAAAACCGTTCCAACATGCCGACATCACCGCCATCTCCACCGGAAACGCGATCACGGTCAGCAGCGACAACCGCGGGACACGCGACGTCTATCAGTTTTATTTTCAACAGCACTGCCAACCCTGAAAGAGAGATCGATCATGCCCTATATTTTTATCCTGACATTTTCAACAATGCTTTTGCTGACAGGTTGTCTGGCGACGCCGAAAGCTGCGATGCATGCCAAACTTTCACCGTACAAAAGCCTCCAAAACGGCTGTACAAAAAACCCGCCCAAGGCGTTGGAACAGGAGTGTGCTCTCTTTCTGAACGACCTCGAAGCGCAAAACACTCTTCTGCAGAAGATGGAAAACCTGAACGAGGATGAAAAAGCGGAAAGCGCCTACACCGCACTGGCCGCAGAAGCGTCGGCACGTCAGGAAAAGCTTCAAAACGACAAGGCCGTTTTAGCCGGCAGCTGCCAGGCAAAGATAAGAACGATCATTCAGAACGACGATCTCAACAGTGCAGAATTTTGTCTGCTGTTCGAGAAAAACCCTTTCACATTGGAGATGTACCGTTATCTGAAGCGGCACGCACCCCGCTTCGATATTTACCCCCAATACAGAGCCTTTGAAGAGGCCTATGCTTCCCAACACATCGAAAAGGGGCTCGCCGCCTTGAACAGGGGTGACAAGCATGCCGCGCTGAACGCCTTTCAAACGGCCTCGGATGCGAACAGCGCCGAAGCCAAATATCTTATCGGCATCATCTACGAGGCCAAACATGTCGACAAAGCCATTGAGTGGCATAAAGAGGCCCTTGCGCACGGTATTGAACGTTCCAAACTCAACCTCGCCCGGCTCCATCTCCGTATCAAGATGCCCCATAAAGCCAAGCAGTGGTATCTCAGCGCAGCAGAGGGGGGTGATGCTCTCGCCCAGTACCGCCTTTTTAAAATGGATGCCAAATCCAAAAGCATCAAAGCGCGGGAAGAAGCACAGATGTGGCTGGAGCGCTCTGCAAAAAACAACTACCCCCAGGCCCAATATATCTACGGTCTTCAACTCTTGAAACAGAAAAAAAAGCAAGAAGCGATCCGCTGGCTTGAGAAAGCCGAGAACAACGGCGTCACCGATACCCGATTTTTCCTCGGGAGACTCTATTTCCAAGAAAAGGCCTATCAAAAAGCATACCCGATGCTGATGGAGACGCAAAACAGAGGCGAAGCCAACGTTATGCTGGCACGGATGTACGAAGAGGGTCTCGAAATAGAGCAGAACCACGTTCTCGCCTACCGACATTATAAAAAAGCCCATGAATTCGGACAAAACAACTGCATAGCTGATATGCAGCGCGTACAGAAGAAGATCACCAGACAGGAACGCCAGGCTGCAAAAGGTATCGTCCAAAAAGAAGCCAAAGCGCAAAAAGAGGCCCGCCGGACATGCGGTGATCCTGTCGACAACAAAAATATCAAGATCCGCGACAAAACCGTTCGCATCGTGGGGGTGTCCGCCGGTGCGCAGAGAAAAAGTGGCGGGCTCACTGTCTATGGTGACCATGAGCGGCTCTACTATATCATTGATCCCAAGATAGATGACGGGCTCAAGGCCTATCAGAAAGTCGATCTCCTCGTCAAAGCGACAGGGAATTCTGTCGAGATCAGCGACGACAGCGGTGCTTTGCAGCGCGTCTATCGAACGTATTATCTCAAAAATTGTAACTTAAACTAAAGGTTTGCTATGCGGTTTTATTCATTACCTCTCTTTCTCCTACTTCTTGTCCTCTCGGGATGTACACCATCACCCGGTATCCCTCTGTCGCCTCAATTGAGTTCCTATGCCGACGCGCAGCAGCAGTGCCATGCACTTCTCAGCGGCGAGGGCAAACTCGGCACGGAGGTCGAACAGGGATGTGACACCTTTTTAAAACGTCTAGAGAAGAGCAACGACATCGCCACCGAACTCGATACAGAAAAACTCAGAAAATCCGACCGGGCCATCAAAGAGACCGAGTATGCACGCCAGCGCCTTAAGCTGAAACTCGAGTACGAATTGCTGATGGAAACGGTCAAGAAAGCGACACTCGCTGCCGTCAGAGAAGACGATATCGATGCGTTTACCACCAGCGTCTCTTTCCCGGGGAACAGCTTTATCGAATCCTATTACGTCTATATGAAAAGCAAATCCCCCCGTTTCGACAAGGACCCCCGTTACCTTGCGTATCAGTATAGAGAGAGTGAAAAGCTGGCAGAAAAAGGGACATACTATCTCGACCAGGGCGAAAAGAGCAAAGCCCTCGAACTCTTTGAAAAAGCTGCCGATATGGGCAACGCGCAGTCCGCACGTTCTACGGCACTCCTCTACGAAGAAAATAATGTCAGCCAGGCGCTCTACTGGCATCGTAAAGCCGTTGAAAACAATGTCACCGCGTCACAATACAACCTGGCCCGCCTCTATGAAACGCAAGGCGAGCAGGAGAAGGCAAGACGATGGTACGACAATGCGGCGCGGAGCGGTGATGCCCGGGCACAGTACAAGCTTTATCAGCGCCTAAAGGGCCAGGAAAAAGAGAAGGCCCTCAACTGGCTGAATAAATCGGCGCAAAGCGGCTATCCCGAAGCCCAGTACGACTACGGAACGTTCTTGATGGAAGAGAATAGAACGGCCGATGCCATCAGCTTTTTGCAGCAGGCTGCACACAGCGGTTATCAGCCCGCTTCCGATTTTCTCGGAAACTATTTCTACAATCTGAAACTTTACGATCGTGCGATGGCCTCTCTTTCACAATCGGAAAGTGCCGACGCCTTCTACCTGCGGGCCGAGATGCTGGAAAACGCGCGCGGATGCGAGAGGGATTACGCTCAGGCCTATACTTTCTACGACAAAGCCTACGTCCTGGGAAAAAAAGAAGCCCTCGATGATGCCAAACGGGTCAAACAGCTCCAAATCCAAGAACAGCAGCGCATCGCCGAAGAGGCGGAAAAACGCAGGGCCGAGCAGATGGCGGCCATGGTCAAGGAGTGCGGCGAAGTGCCGACAGCTTTACTTATCAAGACGGGCAACAAAAAGTTCCATATCACGGGAACGGCTTCCGCATCTCTGGGCAGAAACACCTTCATTATCTACGGTGATGACGGCGAATCCTACTACCTGCTGCAGGCGAAAGGTATCAAAGGAGGGCAGCGTGTCGACATCTCGGTACGCTCGACCGGCAAAACGGCGTTACTCCGCAGTGCAGATGATGACGAGCCACGAGATATCTACCAATTTGTCTATCTAAAATCCTGCGCCGCCACGCAAGAGCAGTAGCACTGTTCCTGCCCCACTGCCCATTCTTTATAATTACCCTGAATTAGCTATAATTCGCCAATTTAATTCCCCAAGGAATAGTAATGATCGACCTTAAACTCCTTCAAAAAGATTTTGACCTTGTCAGCAGCCGGCTCCAGCGCAAGGGTGTCAGCCCGGAGACAATCGAATCCGTCAAAGAGAAAAACGAAGCGCTGAAAACAGCGAAAGCGGCCTTTGAGAACGCTCAGGCAGAGCAGAATGCGATGAGCAAGCTTTTCGGCACCTACAAACGCGAGGGCAGAGACATCACCGAGCTCAAGGCCAAAGTCGATGCGAACAAGATCGTCGTCACTGAGATGCAGAACCGACAGCGTGAAGCCGAAGAGTCGCTGACAGCCATGGTCATGGTCCTGCCGAACATGCCTGACAATGATGTGCCCGACGGCGAAGATGAAGAGGATAACGTCGAGATCAGAAAGGTACTGACCCCCCGTCAGTTCACCTTCACGCCGAAAGAGCACTGGGAACTGGCCGAGACGACAGGCTGGATCGATTTTGAACGCGGCGTCAAACTGGCACAAAGCCGTTTCTCCGTCATATCCGGCATGGGTGCAAGAGTCGAACGCGCACTGATCAACTTCATGCTCGACTTCAACCGCGAACGCGGCTTTAACGAGGTCTCTGTACCCCAGCTTGTCAACCGGCGCGCCCTTGAGGGAACAGGACAGCTTCCGAAGTTCGAAGAGGATCTCTACAAGGTCGAAAATGACGATCTCTACCTGATCCCGACAGCGGAAGTGCCGTTGACCAACCTGTTTCAGGACGAGATCATCCCCGAAAGCGAACTGCCGATCAAGATGAGCGGCTACACCTCCTGTTTCAGAAAAGAGGCCGGTGCGGCAGGACGCGACACCCGCGGCATCATCCGCCAGCACCAGTTCCACAAGGTCGAGCTTGTCTCTATAACCGGCCCGAACGAGAGCGACGCCATGTTCGAAGAGATGGTCAGCTGTGCATCCGACCTTCTGACCGCGCTCGAACTCCCGCACCGTCTTGTCACGCTCTGTATCGGCGATCTCGGGTTCGGTGCGGCCAAAACCGTGGACCTCGAAGTGTGGCTGCCGGGGCAGAATACCTACCGCGAGATCTCATCGGTCTCCAACACCCGCGACTTCCAGGCACGCCGTGCAAAGATCCGCGCAAAGATAGACAACAAAAACGTCCTTGTCCATACTCTTAACGGCTCCTCTCTGGCAGTCGGGCGTACCCTGGTAGCGATTATGGAGAACTTTCAAAACGAAGATGGCACTGTTACCATCCCTGAGGTATTAAAGTCTTACCTACGCTAAAAAATTTTATAAAATACATTAAAATAGGCAGATTTTGCTGCCTGTTAACTACCTCAATCAATCCTCAAAAAAACTTAATACATTCTTTTTTATATTCATCATTCAAGCTTTTTTTGATGTTTCAACTAAACTTAAATAATAATCGTCTGGAGAATATTTCAACCTATGTGAATATCTATCAATCATAGATTAAACAGTCATATCATTTGACATCGACTTCATTCCAGCAAACTTCTTTCTGATATACCTAATAACAGTAACAGACAATGATTCAATAAGCTTTGTCAACGCGGAATTTAACTCCGCCGTTGACAACAGTAATATAAACTTGTTCAAGCAAAAGTAAAAATTCAAAAAAATAGTAGATGTTACAAGTAGTAGCAATATTTTTTTATAACTTTTAATTATTTATATTTCAATATTTATTGAATATGTTTTAAAGATAATAAAAAAACTTAATAACGAATGAGGGACTTCAATGAGTAAACAAGTAGACATAGATATAGAACATGCAGATAACTATATGCAACATATAGATGCAA
Encoded proteins:
- the serS gene encoding serine--tRNA ligase, translated to MIDLKLLQKDFDLVSSRLQRKGVSPETIESVKEKNEALKTAKAAFENAQAEQNAMSKLFGTYKREGRDITELKAKVDANKIVVTEMQNRQREAEESLTAMVMVLPNMPDNDVPDGEDEEDNVEIRKVLTPRQFTFTPKEHWELAETTGWIDFERGVKLAQSRFSVISGMGARVERALINFMLDFNRERGFNEVSVPQLVNRRALEGTGQLPKFEEDLYKVENDDLYLIPTAEVPLTNLFQDEIIPESELPIKMSGYTSCFRKEAGAAGRDTRGIIRQHQFHKVELVSITGPNESDAMFEEMVSCASDLLTALELPHRLVTLCIGDLGFGAAKTVDLEVWLPGQNTYREISSVSNTRDFQARRAKIRAKIDNKNVLVHTLNGSSLAVGRTLVAIMENFQNEDGTVTIPEVLKSYLR
- a CDS encoding tetratricopeptide repeat protein, whose translation is MRFYSLPLFLLLLVLSGCTPSPGIPLSPQLSSYADAQQQCHALLSGEGKLGTEVEQGCDTFLKRLEKSNDIATELDTEKLRKSDRAIKETEYARQRLKLKLEYELLMETVKKATLAAVREDDIDAFTTSVSFPGNSFIESYYVYMKSKSPRFDKDPRYLAYQYRESEKLAEKGTYYLDQGEKSKALELFEKAADMGNAQSARSTALLYEENNVSQALYWHRKAVENNVTASQYNLARLYETQGEQEKARRWYDNAARSGDARAQYKLYQRLKGQEKEKALNWLNKSAQSGYPEAQYDYGTFLMEENRTADAISFLQQAAHSGYQPASDFLGNYFYNLKLYDRAMASLSQSESADAFYLRAEMLENARGCERDYAQAYTFYDKAYVLGKKEALDDAKRVKQLQIQEQQRIAEEAEKRRAEQMAAMVKECGEVPTALLIKTGNKKFHITGTASASLGRNTFIIYGDDGESYYLLQAKGIKGGQRVDISVRSTGKTALLRSADDDEPRDIYQFVYLKSCAATQEQ
- a CDS encoding tetratricopeptide repeat protein, producing MSLYLFLTSLFISFVFTACTPAPDVPLSAELSQYAEAQERCEGLRTEIAVADALENECHLFLNRLEKANALDYKIAHFNDDNPDPNAKPKPEYILLQTESHRQHLKSSLAYQKLIDTLNRVSATAIANDELSDVELTLTFSETEFTKQHYHYYKRYAPQFDTDPRYLAFEKQYAKELLEEGLLFLSQGEKHRALKNFKEAAVLHSAQAEYLAGIIYEAKHVDKAIEWHTKAQAHGIKEARLHLARLYKRKMEPKESLKWYLAAAEDGDAYAQFLLYQQYITSTSQKTEEIADKWLQHSAENGFPPAEYAYAERLEQNNKPEEAKTWLLRAKDHGITAANGPLGGLYFEDKEYEKAYPLLDAAKSATAKYRLGVMFERGLGVEPDYYSAYQCYKEAARLGYGDTGKEMARVDKLKTQREQAYYEAAKRKKRLYKKELAERCGERAIKRIARTKDTKVYLNGLVSLPLEDVNGFLLHTDDGRQFYVIDTDRQAGLKPFQHADITAISTGNAITVSSDNRGTRDVYQFYFQQHCQP
- a CDS encoding tetratricopeptide repeat protein codes for the protein MPYIFILTFSTMLLLTGCLATPKAAMHAKLSPYKSLQNGCTKNPPKALEQECALFLNDLEAQNTLLQKMENLNEDEKAESAYTALAAEASARQEKLQNDKAVLAGSCQAKIRTIIQNDDLNSAEFCLLFEKNPFTLEMYRYLKRHAPRFDIYPQYRAFEEAYASQHIEKGLAALNRGDKHAALNAFQTASDANSAEAKYLIGIIYEAKHVDKAIEWHKEALAHGIERSKLNLARLHLRIKMPHKAKQWYLSAAEGGDALAQYRLFKMDAKSKSIKAREEAQMWLERSAKNNYPQAQYIYGLQLLKQKKKQEAIRWLEKAENNGVTDTRFFLGRLYFQEKAYQKAYPMLMETQNRGEANVMLARMYEEGLEIEQNHVLAYRHYKKAHEFGQNNCIADMQRVQKKITRQERQAAKGIVQKEAKAQKEARRTCGDPVDNKNIKIRDKTVRIVGVSAGAQRKSGGLTVYGDHERLYYIIDPKIDDGLKAYQKVDLLVKATGNSVEISDDSGALQRVYRTYYLKNCNLN